Proteins found in one Cobetia sp. L2A1 genomic segment:
- the rpsT gene encoding 30S ribosomal protein S20, which yields MANTKQARKRARQSEVRRQHNSAQRSAVRTSIKNVLKSVKTGDHAASMAAFNVAQKVLDRYADKDILSKKKAARLKSRLNTRVKALAV from the coding sequence GTGGCAAATACCAAGCAGGCACGTAAGCGCGCTCGTCAGTCTGAAGTTCGTCGTCAGCACAATTCCGCACAGCGTTCCGCCGTGCGTACCAGCATCAAGAACGTGCTGAAGTCAGTCAAGACCGGCGACCACGCTGCGTCCATGGCCGCTTTCAATGTTGCGCAGAAGGTCCTCGACCGTTATGCCGACAAGGACATTCTGTCCAAGAAGAAGGCCGCTCGTCTGAAGAGCCGTCTGAACACTCGCGTCAAGGCACTGGCTGTCTAA
- the proB gene encoding glutamate 5-kinase produces the protein MTGEGTVAEQQAAGVEAVSGEQGRAALASARRIVVKIGSALLTDDGRGLDDASIGRWVDQIATLHARGVEVIVVSSGAIAVGMSRLGWKARPSGVHELQAAAAVGQNGLTQCYEEHFQRHGLTTAQILLTHDDLSNRKRYLNARSALRTLVELRVVPVINENDTVVTDEIRFGDNDTLGALVANLLEADALLLLTDQEGLFDADPRHDPSARLIEEAQADDPILVKVAGGGGLLGRGGMATKVRAARLAARSGALTVIASGRQPDVITRLVAGERFGTLLLPEHAPIAARKRWLAGQLQVRGTLTLDAGAVNVLTTRGSSLLPVGVKKAEGSFRRGDMVQCVDESGVRVAKGLVNYNAEDAGRILGLPSHQIEAALGYMEAPELIHRDNLIVL, from the coding sequence ATGACAGGAGAAGGTACGGTGGCAGAACAGCAGGCGGCGGGAGTGGAAGCGGTAAGTGGTGAGCAGGGGCGCGCAGCGCTAGCCAGTGCACGCCGCATCGTGGTCAAGATTGGCAGTGCACTGCTGACCGACGATGGCCGTGGGCTGGATGATGCGAGCATCGGCCGCTGGGTCGACCAGATTGCGACGCTGCATGCGCGCGGCGTTGAGGTCATCGTCGTGTCCTCTGGTGCCATTGCGGTGGGCATGTCGCGTCTCGGTTGGAAGGCGCGCCCCAGTGGTGTGCATGAACTCCAGGCGGCGGCGGCTGTTGGCCAGAACGGCCTGACCCAGTGCTACGAAGAACACTTCCAGCGTCATGGCCTGACGACGGCGCAGATTCTGCTGACCCACGATGATCTTTCCAACCGTAAACGTTATCTGAATGCACGCTCTGCGCTGCGGACGCTGGTCGAGCTGCGTGTGGTGCCGGTGATCAATGAGAACGATACCGTGGTCACCGATGAGATTCGCTTTGGGGACAACGACACGCTGGGTGCGCTGGTGGCCAATCTACTGGAAGCCGATGCCCTGCTGTTGCTCACGGATCAGGAAGGCCTGTTTGATGCTGATCCGCGTCATGATCCCTCAGCCAGGTTGATTGAGGAGGCGCAGGCGGATGACCCGATCTTGGTCAAGGTGGCAGGTGGGGGAGGTCTGTTGGGGCGTGGTGGTATGGCGACCAAGGTGCGTGCTGCCCGCTTGGCTGCACGAAGCGGTGCGCTGACCGTGATTGCCTCCGGGCGTCAGCCGGACGTGATCACGCGGTTGGTCGCGGGTGAGCGCTTCGGTACGTTGCTACTACCAGAGCATGCGCCAATTGCAGCGCGCAAGCGTTGGTTGGCGGGCCAATTGCAGGTGCGTGGCACCCTGACGCTGGATGCCGGGGCAGTGAATGTCTTGACCACACGTGGCTCCAGCCTGCTGCCTGTCGGTGTGAAAAAGGCCGAGGGCAGCTTCCGGCGCGGCGACATGGTGCAGTGTGTCGATGAATCGGGCGTGCGGGTCGCCAAAGGATTGGTCAACTACAATGCCGAGGACGCGGGACGCATTCTGGGGCTGCCGAGTCATCAGATTGAAGCGGCGTTGGGTTACATGGAGGCCCCTGAGCTGATTCATCGCGACAACCTGATTGTGTTGTGA